The Candidatus Schekmanbacteria bacterium region ATTCTAAGCATTTTTTTAGATTAATAAATCATTATTTCTATTTACAAAGCAGAATATATATAATTAAGGACAGTTGAAGTAATATTATTTGTTTTTTAATTTATTTCTAATTAACAATAAAGGGAATAAAGAATCCCTCAAAAGATACCTCCTCCATAATCTCGATGGCTCATTTATCAATCTATGAAACCATTCTAATCCTGAATTTGACATCCATCGAGGAGCACGTTTCTTTTCTCCCGAAATAAAATCTATTGCCGCACCCACTCCAATCGCAACCTTAATATCCAACTTCTCAATATTATTGAATATCCATTTTTCTTGTAAAGGAGTCCCAAATGCTACCACCAACAAAGATGCACCTGTGGAGTTTATTCTTTTGACAACCGTTTCGTTTTCAACTCCTTCTTTCCTGAAAAAACCGTGCATAGTTCCTGCTATCTTTAAATTTTTTATTTTCTTACAAAGATTTTGGCACGCTCTTTCAGCAACACCCTTTTCACCACCTAAAAAGAAAACACTCTTATTTAGAGGAGAAAATTTGCGAAGCATCATAGGCAAAAAATCAGGCCCTGATATCTTTTCAACAATAGGTCTTTTTAATATTTTAGAAGCCCATATAATAGGCATTCCATCAGCCAACAATAGAGTAGACTTATTATATATTTCTTTTAAAAAAGGGTCCTTTTCAGCCAACATTATCGATTCTACATTAGCAGGAAAAATCATATGCTTCCTATCATCGAAAAACAGTTTCACAGTTTCATCCAGCATTCTTTCAATTCCTGCATTAGAAAATCTTAATCCACAAATTTCTGTTTTCTCTATCATCCTTTAATTTTTAACAATTACATCAATAAACTTCTAATTTCCTTATCCAAGGAATAAACATTGTCATTAAAGAGAAATTTGGATTTTACAAGTCTGCGTCCTTCTTCTCCAATCTTTTTGCATAACTCTTCATTCATTAACACTTTTTCTAAAACATCTGCCAAAGACTCTTTATTACCCGGCTCAACAAGAAAACCGTTCTCTCCATCAGAAATCAGCTCTCTTACAGGTGGTATATCTCCTGCAACTACCGGCACTCCACTTGCCATAGCTTCAATCAAAACCAAAGGGAATCCTTCAGCATATGAGGGAAGGACAAAAAGATAAGCTTCTTCAAACAATTTTATTTTTTCTTCCTCATCTATCCATCCAATCAACTTTACATTATTTTTTAGATTATTCTTTTCAATAATGTGCTTCACTTTATCTTCCTTTCCATCACCAGCAACTATCAAACGACACGGATATGGCAAATTGCCAACAATAGAAGAAAAAGCAGAAAGAACATCGAATATCCCCTTTCTTTCTTCAATTGTCCCCATAAAAAGAATATTTCTTTCTTGCGATTCTTCATCTTTGGTATTAGCCGAAAGAAGTTGCGTAATATATGGAGAGAATGGCGGCACTATTACAATATCGTTTCTTCCGCAAATATAGAAAAGAGCTTCTTTCCAATAAGAAGAAAGCGCTACAACCTTTTCAACGCTATTTAGAATATATTTGATATAGCTTTTAAAAAAATGTGGTGAACGAGAATAAAAATGGTCGAAATCATAGGAATGACAATACAAAAGGACCTTAATTTTTCTTAGCTTAGCCAATAAAATTATAATCGACTTTCTCAAAAAACTTATATCACCGCTCATATAAACAAAGGCAAGTTTTGGTGGAGAAAAAAACGCTTGAATTGAAAATTCGAAATAGCCACAAATAGCTCTTATAAGTTTCAAAAATTTGTTTCCGCTTTGGTGAGTCGATATATGCGAAACTCTATATTTTTTAGAAACATCGCTTTCTAAAAAATGTCTTACCTGTTTTGAAATCCCGCCTTTAACATCAAGAGAAGGGCTTATTATTGTAATTTTCGCTGGTAAGACTGAATCGCAAAAGGGCAATAATTCTTCAAAAGGATAACAAAGGAATTGATAATGTCCCCAGATTCGAGCTTTGTAAAGATCATCCTTATCGTTTGTTAAAAAAAAGAGGATTATTGAAAGAAATAACCGCAAAAAAGATGCGATTTTTTTCGTTAAAAAAAGGACTTTACCCTTCCATAAAGGATTTCTCTTGATATATGATAAACAAGCACTTCGCTGAAATTCAAAATACATTCTTGCTATCCATTTATAATCAAGTCCTCTATCATCAGTAAATGAGCTTTTCCTGTGTAAATGAATCATCAATGAATCTTTACATACACCAATTTGCCATCCCTTGGTTATGGCATCAAAACATATATCCTCATCTCCTGTAAATGACTTCTCATCAAATCTTCCTATATCCTCGATTACTTCTCTCTTTATCATCATTGCGGCACCCATTACCCATCGGTCATCAAAAATGCATTTACTCTTCAAATCTCTCTCAGAGTAAAATTTCTTGAAAAAAGATAAGCGATCTATAAAAAAAGTTTCTGCCAAAGTAAAAGAGAGCGACCTAAACCTATGAATTACCTGTTGAA contains the following coding sequences:
- a CDS encoding glycosyltransferase, giving the protein MIEKTEICGLRFSNAGIERMLDETVKLFFDDRKHMIFPANVESIMLAEKDPFLKEIYNKSTLLLADGMPIIWASKILKRPIVEKISGPDFLPMMLRKFSPLNKSVFFLGGEKGVAERACQNLCKKIKNLKIAGTMHGFFRKEGVENETVVKRINSTGASLLVVAFGTPLQEKWIFNNIEKLDIKVAIGVGAAIDFISGEKKRAPRWMSNSGLEWFHRLINEPSRLWRRYLLRDSLFPLLLIRNKLKNK
- a CDS encoding glycosyltransferase: MPEIAVSVIIPSWNGKDLLDDCLKSIIQNIKEIPAEIIVVDNGSTDGTREFLSEKFPSVNVLALKENLGFTSAVNRGIEISSGKYLLILNNDIIVLNNSIKNLLDFMTNNESVGIATSQLIYPDGNIQQVIHRFRSLSFTLAETFFIDRLSFFKKFYSERDLKSKCIFDDRWVMGAAMMIKREVIEDIGRFDEKSFTGDEDICFDAITKGWQIGVCKDSLMIHLHRKSSFTDDRGLDYKWIARMYFEFQRSACLSYIKRNPLWKGKVLFLTKKIASFLRLFLSIILFFLTNDKDDLYKARIWGHYQFLCYPFEELLPFCDSVLPAKITIISPSLDVKGGISKQVRHFLESDVSKKYRVSHISTHQSGNKFLKLIRAICGYFEFSIQAFFSPPKLAFVYMSGDISFLRKSIIILLAKLRKIKVLLYCHSYDFDHFYSRSPHFFKSYIKYILNSVEKVVALSSYWKEALFYICGRNDIVIVPPFSPYITQLLSANTKDEESQERNILFMGTIEERKGIFDVLSAFSSIVGNLPYPCRLIVAGDGKEDKVKHIIEKNNLKNNVKLIGWIDEEEKIKLFEEAYLFVLPSYAEGFPLVLIEAMASGVPVVAGDIPPVRELISDGENGFLVEPGNKESLADVLEKVLMNEELCKKIGEEGRRLVKSKFLFNDNVYSLDKEIRSLLM